ACCACCTCAGGGTGGAACTCATCTTCAAGAGTCTGCGAAATCTCCACTGCGGTAAATCCGGCCGTAGTCGTCTTGCTCGTAGCGCCCCTCACATCGACGTCCGTCCCGTCATGGTACTCGTAAAGCACAAGCACGTTGTTCATATCGCACGCGACTACCGGGTACAACTCGTCCTTTGCATCGTTTGCCACCTTCACCGTATCGTAGGTTCTTGCGACTCCGTCCATATGGCAGGCGGTTATGTTGTGGTTCTGGCCAGACCCCTTCTCCATCACGAACCAGATGGTATTTGTAACGGGATCGCAAGCGACATCCGGGTGCTGGCAGCCTTTTGACCACGTCGAAGCCCAGCTCGTCTTTACCCAGCTGAAGTTGTAGGCTGAGGCGTAAATCCAGCCAAGCGTATCGGTTGCCTGATATACAAGGTGGACTGTATCGCCTACACCCATCGCAAGCCGGGGATAGCGCTCATCGTCCTTCGCGGTAGCGCCCTGTCTTATGTTCCAGTCCCGTCCGTCGTTTGCGCTCCATGCAAGATAGATATCGTGATCGGTCTCCGAGAGTTCGTATTCGAAAGCGACTATGATCCTCGTTTCCTCCGGGTTGCCGGTGGTTCTTACGGCTGACGGAAATCTGTCCTCGCCAGGCGTTGCGCCGACCGTTCTTATGTCAATCGCTCCCAGTCCGGAAGCCAGCAATATCAAGCTAACTGCAAATAAGCCCCCGGTATGTTCTCTTCTATTTTGCATCGTACCCTCCATGGGTAGTTAAGCTCCTGTTCATAGGAGAACCAACTTTTTTGCATTCGTCTCCCGGCCGTTTTCCGCCACGACGAAAAAAACGCCTTTGCTACGGGGAAGCTTCACATACATCTCATCTGTCGAATTAATATCTTCAGAAATAAGTGTTCTTCCTGACACGTCCACAAGCCTGATGGTCTTCCAGAAGCCGTTTCTCCCGGAAAAGCTGACTTTCATGCACGCGCCATTCAAGATCTCAATCCTGAAATCGTTAGTGTTTATACAAGGCTCCGCATCCTCAGCCAGGCCGCCTCCAGGTCCAATGGCGTAAAGGTTCTGATCCCAGCAGCCTATGTAGAGTGTTCCATCGGCACCGAGCGCAGGAGAGGATATGATGCGGTGTCCGGTTTTATAGCGCCACTTCTCATCCCCGGATGCGGAAACGGCGTAAACGGTCGAGTCTGCGCATCCGAAGTACGCTGTCCCCGAAGCGTCAACAGCGGCTGAAGACTCAATAATTCCCTTTGTGGAGAACTTCCACAGGATATCGCCTTTCGAATCAAGACAGTAAAAAGTCGAATCCCATGCGCCCACGAGGATCCTTCCGTCGGGCGCTACTGCCGGGCTTGCCGTAATCCTGCCTCCAAGCAGCTTCTTGAAGGCGATTCCTCCGCTTGTGTTGTATGCGTAAAGATATGAATCATTAGAGCCTGCATAGATGACTTGATTAGCGTAGGTTGGCGAGCTCTTGCCGCCGCCCATCTCTTTCTGCCAGAAGCCCGAACCGGACGATGAAACGCTGTGAATATAGTTCGGCCCTGGCCACCATGTAGTAATATAGATATAATTTGTTGATTTTGCTGGACTTGCATCGACCGAACCCGATGTGCGGAATAGCCATTGCTGCTTGGCGGTTGATGCGTTGATGCAGTAAAGATTCGAATCGGATGCTATATAAATGCTTGTTCCGTCAACGATGGGAGATGATGAAGCCGCAAACTGACCCGAGGCCTTAAAGCGTCCCTTTTCAGCGCCTGCCGAATTGACTACAACCAGTTCGCCCGCGCTTGTGCCGGCACATACATCCCCGGAGGTAAATATAGCAGGTGCTGCGTTTACAGGAGCGCCGGTGTTGAATCTCCAAGATTCACTTCCGTCAGGCTTTACGGCAATGATGTAACCCGAGTTGGTTCCTATATATACGGTTCCGTTTTCAGCAACCACCGGCGAGGATGAGGTCGTAGAACCCAGACTGAATTTCCACAAAAGCGATGAACCAGCCGGTCCGTTCACGTCTGTGCTTCCGGTATGACCCAGGTCCTTCTGGAACATCGGCCATGGATGGACGGAGAAGAGAACCGCCGCTAAAAAAAATATGCACTCGCTCATTTAATCTCCCACGTGATTCTTGATTAACTAAATAATATGGAGGGGTCAGTAAATGTCAACCCTTCATAGGTAAAAGTACCTATGCCGGAAATCGGGTATTTTTCCCCCTGAAACGCTCAAATGAGGCTATTTCCTCAATAGGCTTTCGGGGTCTTTCCGAAGGGTTTTCATCGGGATATCCGCAGGCGATGATTGCTGCAACTTCGTAAGAGTCAGGCAATCCAACCAGCTTGCCTACTGTCTTTTTGTTGAACCACCCTATCCAGCAGGTGCCCAAACCCTGCGCCTGGGCGGCCAGTACAAGATGCTCGCCTGCGATGCCGGCATCGAGCCTTATAATCGCGTTTCCAAAGGTCTCAGCGACCACATGGGTCAATGCCCTCTTCAGGGCGAGCACAAAAACCACATTCGCTGATGCCATCCATGATATTATGAACCTGGAACCTGCTGGGGCGGCCTTGGAGAGCGCCTCGATTGTCGCCTTGTTTCTGACTACCACAACATGCCAGGGCTGGGAGTTGGATGCCGAGGGAGCAAGACGCACCGCCTCAAGCATCTTTGCGACCTTTTCCTGCTCGACCTCCCTAGCCTGAAAACGCCGGATGCTCCGACGGTTTTCTATCACGTCAAAGAAGTTCTCCGATATCTCCATGACAAAGGATACGTTTCAAACCGGACAAGTCAATCAGCCGGTAGTTCCATCCGTAAGACTAATATTGACAAGTCGCATGTTTCAAGTAGGCTACACCATAACAAGGAGGATATATTGAAAAAGGTAACATTTGCAGTTCTTGCTTGCATGATTGCTCTTTTTACGGCCTGCGGTCCGACAAGACCCAAGGGTATTAAGAACTTCCAGCTCAGGCTTGCAGATCTTGATGTCGTGGAGACGGCGCTGACGTTTGCCAAGCTGAACGTAGTTATTGACGCCACTAACCCTAACGGTGTCGACGTACTCGTAGACCGCATGGAGTTCGAGGTTTACGTGAACGGCCAGAATATCGGAAGCGGAGCAGCGAGTTTCAGGGAGATGTTCGCGCCCGGCGAATCCAAGAAGCTTAAAGGCAAGGTTGCGGTTGACTACATCTCCACCGGGATGGCCGTCCTCTCGATAGTCAAGTCCGACTTTGCGAGCTACAGCCTCAGGGCAAAGGTCTACTACGAAACGCCCATGGGCAACTATCATTCTTGGTCGACAATATCCAGCGCCAGCTCGCCTACGCCGGATTTTGATTTCGACGAACACCCTTAACCCGCAACACTCCTTTTGCATCATGAAAAAGATACCAGCACTGCTTATTGTGTTCCTCACCCTCTCGTCTTGCGCAATAATCCAGAGGGTGGCAATCAAGAACTGCGAGTTCAGGCTTGCAGGTTCGGTAATCAAGGAAATAGCTCTTACATATCTGAGACTCGGAATCATAATCGATGTAACCAATCCCAACTCGGTGGATGTCATTCTCGACAGGATGCGCTTTGACCTCTACGTGAACGACAAGAAGGTAGCAAACGCCACGTCAAACCTTAAAACCACAATACCTTCCGGCGCATCCGTAAAGATAACTCCAATAGTAACTCTCGATTATGGTCAGGTGGGAACCGCCCTCATCTCGGCAATCAAGAACATGTCGGCCAACTACACTCTTATAGGAACCGTATACTTCGACACGCCAGTAGGTACGCTGAGCTTTCCTGTAACCATAGCGAAGGGCTAGCCTCAGTAAGTTTTGATTTTACGAATCATACAAGATTTGCTCTCATAAATGCAGCTGTTTTAGGCGTTAAGAAATGATTTTTCGGAAAAGTTTGTAGCACTTGACAAACTTCTGAAAAAGAATATCCTTTTCGCAAGAAAACATCTCTAATACTTAGAGAGGAGGACTTATGTCGTGCAGTAAATCTCAGGTCCACCAGGCAGTCGCCAGCTGGGCAGGCGTACTCAATGTCAACGAGAATACCGCTCTCAACGGACTCGGCGGAAAGCAGTGGCCGCAGGACGCCCCGCCCCTCATTGAGACTATCAACGGCTTGTGCGGATGCAGCATACCGCCGGAAGACTATCAGCTTTTTACCCATGTCGCCGATATCGACGAATGGGTGGGAGCGAAATAAAAATCTGCGCTTGATCTGATTCGATGAGAGGAGGCGACATTTCTATGGAAAAAGGTCAGGACACCTTTGATGCTAATCAGAGCGCAAAGTTCCTCTCTAAAGCAAGAGATGCCCTCATAAAGGGCGATAGGGAGGAAGCGCTGCGCTGCGCCGTAGAGGGATTGAAGCAAAACCCCACGGGTAATGGTTCTGCAGAGCTTAACCGAATTGCAGCAGGAGTCCTTCTTGAGAGTGGTTCCGTGAAGCTTGCCTTGAATCACGCAGAAAAGGCGATGGAATTGAGCACCGATATCGATGACTACATGGAAGGTTACCGCAGTACGATGCTTTTAGGGCAGGTTCTGGCAAGGATGGACCGCTACACCGAGGCTCTTTTCTCATGGAATAAGGCTCTTGATATAGGCAGGCAGAATAAGGATGTTTGCGCTCAGAGCACTTCGCTCCTGAACCTTGCAATGCTCGAACAGCGGTTCGGGAATCACGAACGAGCGATTCAGATTCTCGCAGAGGCGGAGGATCTTCTCAAGAACGAGAAAGACCTGAGGCTTCTTGCCACCTGCTGCAGCAGAAAGACGCTTTCGTTCATGGAGACGGGGAAGATTGACCTTGCTCTCGACAACTGCATGAAGCTTGAGGAGATTGCCCGCAAGAGCGGCGTAAAGCCCTTGATTGCCAGCTCCAATTTCAGAAAAGGCACGATATATCTCGATCAGGATGACTACGAAAAGGCGCTTGTGCCGTTACAGACCGCTTCAGACATCTATAAGGAGCTCGGCGACAATAAGAACCTTGCCTTGACTCTGTGCAACCTCGCATCCACTTACATCGGTCTTGAGCAGCCGGACGAGGTCGATATGCTTCTCAAGGAGGTGGTTACCCTGGCAAGGGGAGTGGACTCGACCCTTGTCATGAGCGAGGTGCAGCTCGTGCTTGCCGAGATGGCCGTCTTCAGGCATAATGCGCCGCAAATAGATTATTGCTACGAGGAGTTTCTGAGGCTTGCCGAGGAAATAGGCAATGAGGAGCGCTTCAAGGTTTTCCATGAAAGCATTGGGAAATCTCTCAATAAACTGGGATTCGAGATATTCGGAATCAAAAGAATCCTTGAGCGAGCGCGGACGAGCTACAAGAAGCTCGGACTCAAAAAGGAGCTTAAGGAGCTTGATGCCTGGCTCGAGCGAGTGCCCGGCTGAGGCTAGCTCCTCGGATTCTATTCGATACTT
The sequence above is a segment of the bacterium genome. Coding sequences within it:
- a CDS encoding LEA type 2 family protein — its product is MKKIPALLIVFLTLSSCAIIQRVAIKNCEFRLAGSVIKEIALTYLRLGIIIDVTNPNSVDVILDRMRFDLYVNDKKVANATSNLKTTIPSGASVKITPIVTLDYGQVGTALISAIKNMSANYTLIGTVYFDTPVGTLSFPVTIAKG
- a CDS encoding LEA type 2 family protein — translated: MKKVTFAVLACMIALFTACGPTRPKGIKNFQLRLADLDVVETALTFAKLNVVIDATNPNGVDVLVDRMEFEVYVNGQNIGSGAASFREMFAPGESKKLKGKVAVDYISTGMAVLSIVKSDFASYSLRAKVYYETPMGNYHSWSTISSASSPTPDFDFDEHP
- a CDS encoding tetratricopeptide repeat protein codes for the protein MEKGQDTFDANQSAKFLSKARDALIKGDREEALRCAVEGLKQNPTGNGSAELNRIAAGVLLESGSVKLALNHAEKAMELSTDIDDYMEGYRSTMLLGQVLARMDRYTEALFSWNKALDIGRQNKDVCAQSTSLLNLAMLEQRFGNHERAIQILAEAEDLLKNEKDLRLLATCCSRKTLSFMETGKIDLALDNCMKLEEIARKSGVKPLIASSNFRKGTIYLDQDDYEKALVPLQTASDIYKELGDNKNLALTLCNLASTYIGLEQPDEVDMLLKEVVTLARGVDSTLVMSEVQLVLAEMAVFRHNAPQIDYCYEEFLRLAEEIGNEERFKVFHESIGKSLNKLGFEIFGIKRILERARTSYKKLGLKKELKELDAWLERVPG
- a CDS encoding PQQ-like beta-propeller repeat protein, which translates into the protein MSECIFFLAAVLFSVHPWPMFQKDLGHTGSTDVNGPAGSSLLWKFSLGSTTSSSPVVAENGTVYIGTNSGYIIAVKPDGSESWRFNTGAPVNAAPAIFTSGDVCAGTSAGELVVVNSAGAEKGRFKASGQFAASSSPIVDGTSIYIASDSNLYCINASTAKQQWLFRTSGSVDASPAKSTNYIYITTWWPGPNYIHSVSSSGSGFWQKEMGGGKSSPTYANQVIYAGSNDSYLYAYNTSGGIAFKKLLGGRITASPAVAPDGRILVGAWDSTFYCLDSKGDILWKFSTKGIIESSAAVDASGTAYFGCADSTVYAVSASGDEKWRYKTGHRIISSPALGADGTLYIGCWDQNLYAIGPGGGLAEDAEPCINTNDFRIEILNGACMKVSFSGRNGFWKTIRLVDVSGRTLISEDINSTDEMYVKLPRSKGVFFVVAENGRETNAKKLVLL
- a CDS encoding nitroreductase; its protein translation is MEISENFFDVIENRRSIRRFQAREVEQEKVAKMLEAVRLAPSASNSQPWHVVVVRNKATIEALSKAAPAGSRFIISWMASANVVFVLALKRALTHVVAETFGNAIIRLDAGIAGEHLVLAAQAQGLGTCWIGWFNKKTVGKLVGLPDSYEVAAIIACGYPDENPSERPRKPIEEIASFERFRGKNTRFPA